From Streptomyces sp. HUAS MG91, the proteins below share one genomic window:
- a CDS encoding ABC transporter ATP-binding protein, giving the protein MPLLEVRDLNVEFRTRDGIAKAVNGVNYTVDEGETLAVLGESGSGKSVTAQAVMGILDMPPGKITGGEVLFRGQDLLKLKEEERRKIRGAEMAMIFQDALSSLNPVLSVGEQIGELFVVHKGMSRKDAKAKAVELMDRVRIPAAKERVGQYPHQFSGGMRQRIMIAMALALEPALIIADEPTTALDVTVQAQVMDLLAELQRELHMGLILITHDLGVVADVADKIAVMYAGRIVEQAPVHEIYRAPAHPYTKGLLESIPRLDQKGQELYAIKGLPPNLMNIPPGCAFNPRCPMAQDVCRTDVPPLADVSETRRSACHFWKETLDAAQ; this is encoded by the coding sequence ATGCCGTTGCTCGAAGTACGCGACCTGAACGTCGAGTTCCGGACCCGGGACGGCATCGCCAAGGCGGTGAACGGCGTCAACTACACGGTCGACGAGGGCGAGACCCTCGCCGTTCTCGGCGAGTCCGGCTCCGGCAAGTCCGTGACGGCGCAGGCCGTCATGGGCATCCTCGACATGCCGCCCGGGAAGATCACCGGCGGCGAGGTGCTCTTCCGCGGCCAGGACCTCCTGAAGCTCAAGGAGGAGGAGCGGCGCAAGATCCGCGGCGCCGAGATGGCGATGATCTTCCAGGACGCGCTCTCCTCGCTGAACCCCGTGCTCTCCGTGGGCGAGCAGATCGGCGAGCTGTTCGTCGTCCACAAGGGCATGTCCCGCAAGGACGCCAAGGCCAAGGCCGTCGAGCTGATGGACCGGGTCCGCATCCCGGCCGCCAAGGAACGCGTCGGCCAGTACCCGCACCAGTTCTCCGGCGGCATGCGCCAGCGCATCATGATCGCGATGGCGCTCGCCCTCGAACCCGCCCTGATCATCGCCGACGAGCCCACGACCGCCCTGGACGTCACCGTGCAGGCCCAGGTCATGGACCTGCTCGCCGAGTTGCAGCGCGAGCTCCACATGGGGCTCATCCTCATCACGCACGACCTCGGCGTGGTCGCGGACGTCGCCGACAAGATCGCCGTCATGTACGCGGGCCGCATCGTGGAGCAGGCCCCCGTGCACGAGATCTACCGGGCGCCCGCACACCCGTACACCAAGGGCCTGCTGGAGTCGATCCCGCGCCTGGACCAGAAGGGCCAGGAGCTCTACGCCATCAAGGGCCTGCCGCCCAACCTCATGAACATCCCGCCCGGCTGCGCCTTCAACCCGCGCTGCCCGATGGCACAGGACGTGTGCCGCACCGACGTCCCCCCGCTCGCCGACGTCTCCGAGACCCGTCGCAGCGCCTGCCACTTCTGGAAGGAGACGCTCGATGCCGCACAGTGA
- a CDS encoding prolyl oligopeptidase family serine peptidase, whose protein sequence is MTTETETLTAESSTPPSFPRQHARTQRFTLGAPRAFTVAPDGERVVFLRSPSGTDRANALWVLDVASGRERPAAEPAALLGGASEKLSAAERARRERSREGGAGIVGYATDAAVELAAFALSGRLFAAELRAGTARELPVPGPVIDPRPSPDGRHIAYVAQGALRVVGAEGTDDRALATPESDTVTYGLAEFIAAEEMSRYRGHWWSPDSDRLLVARADDAAVHRWWIADPAHPDREPARVAYPSAGTPNAEVRLFSYALDGTRTEINWDRSAYPYLARVHWSANGAPLLLVQARDQLSALYLAVNAEDGSTRMVHADEDDQWLELLPGVPCWSPSGQLVRIADEGGARVLAVGERPLTGPQLHVRAVLDVGDGDVLVSASAGADAEAPETGEVHVYRVNELGVQRVTAEPGVHSAVRAGEVTVLVSATLGSPGARVRVERDGKHVAEIASFAQAPVLTPRVTLTEADGIPCAVLLPSSYAEGDGPLPVLMDPYGGPHGQRVMAAHNPYLTSQWFADQGFAVIVADGRGTPGVSPGREKAIRGDFTLTLDDQVTALHALAGRFPLDLSRVAMRGWSYGGYLSALAVLRRPDVFHAGIAGAPVTDWRLYDTHYTERYLGDPAKSPATYAKSSLVTDDGLAEAADEHRPMLIVHGLADDNVVVAHALRLSSALLAAGRPHEVLPLSGVTHMTPQEQVAENLLLLQVDFLKRSLQMA, encoded by the coding sequence ATGACCACCGAGACCGAGACGCTCACCGCCGAGTCGTCGACTCCTCCTTCCTTCCCTCGTCAGCACGCGCGTACGCAGCGCTTCACGCTGGGCGCGCCACGGGCGTTCACGGTGGCGCCCGACGGGGAGCGCGTCGTCTTCCTGCGCTCCCCTTCGGGTACCGACCGGGCGAACGCGCTGTGGGTGCTGGACGTGGCGAGCGGCCGGGAGCGGCCGGCCGCGGAGCCGGCCGCGCTGCTCGGCGGGGCGTCGGAGAAGCTGTCCGCCGCGGAGCGGGCCCGGCGCGAGCGCAGCCGCGAGGGCGGCGCGGGCATCGTCGGGTACGCGACGGACGCGGCGGTGGAGCTGGCGGCGTTCGCCCTGTCCGGCCGCCTCTTCGCCGCCGAACTGCGGGCCGGGACCGCCCGCGAACTGCCCGTTCCCGGACCGGTGATCGACCCGCGCCCCTCCCCCGACGGCCGGCACATCGCCTACGTCGCGCAGGGCGCCCTGCGCGTCGTCGGCGCGGAGGGCACGGACGACCGGGCGCTCGCGACCCCGGAGTCGGACACGGTCACCTACGGGCTCGCGGAGTTCATCGCGGCCGAGGAGATGTCCCGCTACCGGGGCCACTGGTGGTCCCCCGACTCGGACCGGCTCCTGGTGGCCCGCGCCGACGACGCCGCCGTGCACCGCTGGTGGATCGCCGACCCGGCGCACCCCGACCGCGAACCGGCCCGGGTCGCCTATCCGTCGGCCGGCACCCCCAACGCCGAGGTGCGGCTCTTCTCGTACGCGCTCGACGGCACCCGCACCGAGATCAACTGGGACCGGTCCGCCTATCCGTACCTGGCCCGCGTCCACTGGTCGGCGAACGGCGCCCCGCTGCTCCTGGTGCAGGCCCGCGACCAGCTCAGCGCGCTGTACCTGGCGGTGAACGCCGAGGACGGCTCGACCCGCATGGTGCACGCCGACGAGGACGACCAGTGGCTGGAGCTGCTGCCGGGCGTGCCGTGCTGGTCGCCGAGCGGGCAGCTGGTGCGGATCGCCGACGAGGGCGGCGCCCGGGTCCTCGCGGTGGGCGAACGCCCGCTCACCGGGCCGCAGTTGCACGTCCGCGCCGTCCTCGACGTCGGCGACGGCGATGTGCTGGTCTCGGCGTCGGCGGGCGCGGACGCCGAGGCGCCGGAGACCGGCGAGGTGCACGTCTACCGGGTCAACGAGCTGGGCGTGCAGCGGGTGACCGCGGAGCCCGGCGTCCACTCGGCGGTCCGCGCGGGCGAGGTCACCGTGCTCGTCTCGGCGACCCTCGGCTCCCCCGGCGCCCGGGTGCGGGTGGAGCGCGACGGCAAACACGTCGCCGAGATCGCCTCCTTCGCGCAGGCGCCGGTCCTCACGCCGCGCGTGACCCTGACCGAGGCGGACGGCATCCCCTGCGCGGTCCTGCTCCCGTCCTCGTACGCCGAGGGGGACGGGCCGCTGCCGGTCCTGATGGACCCGTACGGCGGCCCGCACGGGCAGCGCGTCATGGCGGCGCACAACCCGTATCTGACCTCCCAGTGGTTCGCCGACCAGGGCTTCGCCGTGATCGTCGCGGACGGCCGGGGCACGCCCGGGGTCTCGCCCGGCCGGGAGAAGGCGATCCGCGGCGACTTCACGCTGACCCTCGACGACCAGGTCACGGCGCTGCACGCGCTGGCCGGCCGGTTCCCGCTCGACCTGTCCAGGGTCGCGATGCGCGGCTGGAGCTACGGCGGCTATCTGTCGGCGCTGGCCGTGCTGCGCCGCCCCGACGTCTTCCACGCGGGGATCGCCGGGGCGCCGGTGACGGACTGGCGGCTGTACGACACCCATTACACGGAGCGCTACCTCGGGGATCCGGCGAAGAGCCCGGCCACGTACGCGAAGAGCTCCCTGGTGACGGACGACGGCCTGGCCGAGGCGGCCGACGAGCACCGGCCGATGCTGATCGTGCACGGGCTCGCGGACGACAATGTGGTGGTGGCGCACGCGCTGCGGCTCAGCTCCGCACTGCTCGCCGCCGGGCGGCCGCACGAGGTGCTGCCGCTGTCGGGTGTCACGCACATGACGCCGCAGGAGCAGGTCGCCGAGAACCTGCTGCTGCTCCAGGTCGACTTCCTGAAGCGGTCGTTGCAGATGGCGTAA
- a CDS encoding ABC transporter substrate-binding protein: protein MSFSRRNLLIATGAVAASSAVLTACGGSGSGSSGKSKGPSVTGSKTTAIPVGTKADSTGPAPEVPGAVKGGTIYSLDQFDMDHMDPAQIYVATEGAITVPILRGLTGYKVGDKGAATLVGDGATDAGTMKDGGKTWSFTLKEGLKWEDGSDVTMDDVRHSFERTFADFITEGPRYFQDWAEGGDKYKGPYGGKHLDSIEVDGQTITFHLKEAHGDFNYMVAMRGYSFVPKKHDTKEKYDKRPMSCGPYKIDSRQPGKSLTYVRNEHWDPKTDSMRNNYPDKYVFQFGFETLASTDRYIADKGNDQYTMSIFNEVAPERTAQVLTNAKLKKRVLTQVDTVTYYWPINTTRIKDVKVRQAINWAWPHQQLQTIRGGASTSELATSILSPVTPGYAKFDLYGVTTKPGGDPAKAKALLKEAGKSGQKLVIAYQQSDNSVKQAVAIKNALEAAGFTVVNKQVDKSTFYTQIGKIDNEYDVFAAGWSPDWPAGYSVFYPCWDGSNIGDGRSNYSQLKDASVDRAIAAATAETDPEKANKAWGAIDRQIMELAACVPDYHSIRNWMYGSKVGNVVYDLGNTCVALCKLYAKK from the coding sequence ATGTCCTTTTCCCGTAGAAACCTCCTGATCGCCACCGGTGCGGTCGCGGCGTCCAGCGCGGTGCTGACCGCCTGCGGCGGCAGTGGCAGCGGCAGCTCCGGCAAGAGCAAGGGCCCCTCGGTCACCGGTTCCAAGACGACCGCGATCCCGGTCGGCACCAAGGCCGACTCCACCGGCCCGGCGCCCGAGGTCCCCGGCGCGGTCAAGGGCGGGACGATCTACTCGCTCGACCAGTTCGACATGGACCACATGGACCCGGCGCAGATCTACGTCGCCACCGAGGGCGCCATCACCGTCCCGATCCTGCGCGGCCTGACCGGCTACAAGGTCGGCGACAAGGGCGCCGCCACCCTGGTCGGCGACGGGGCGACCGACGCCGGCACCATGAAGGACGGCGGCAAGACCTGGTCCTTCACCCTCAAGGAGGGCCTGAAGTGGGAGGACGGCTCCGACGTCACGATGGATGACGTCCGCCACTCCTTCGAGCGCACCTTCGCCGACTTCATCACCGAGGGCCCGCGCTACTTCCAGGACTGGGCCGAGGGCGGCGACAAGTACAAGGGCCCCTACGGCGGCAAGCACCTCGACTCCATCGAGGTCGACGGGCAGACCATCACGTTCCACCTGAAGGAAGCCCACGGCGACTTCAACTACATGGTGGCGATGCGCGGTTACTCCTTCGTGCCGAAGAAGCACGACACCAAGGAGAAGTACGACAAGCGCCCGATGTCCTGCGGCCCGTACAAGATCGACAGCCGTCAGCCGGGCAAGTCGCTGACCTACGTGCGCAACGAGCACTGGGACCCCAAGACCGACTCGATGCGCAACAACTACCCGGACAAGTACGTCTTCCAGTTCGGCTTCGAGACCCTGGCGTCCACCGACCGCTACATCGCGGACAAGGGCAACGACCAGTACACGATGTCGATCTTCAACGAGGTCGCCCCGGAGCGCACCGCGCAGGTGCTCACCAACGCCAAGCTGAAGAAGCGCGTCCTCACCCAGGTCGACACGGTCACGTACTACTGGCCGATCAACACGACCCGCATCAAGGACGTCAAGGTCCGCCAGGCCATCAACTGGGCCTGGCCGCACCAGCAGCTGCAGACGATCCGCGGCGGCGCCTCCACCAGCGAGCTGGCCACCTCGATCCTCTCCCCGGTGACCCCCGGCTACGCCAAGTTCGACCTGTACGGCGTGACCACGAAGCCCGGCGGCGACCCGGCCAAGGCCAAGGCCCTGCTGAAGGAGGCCGGCAAGTCCGGCCAGAAGCTGGTCATCGCCTACCAGCAGTCCGACAACTCGGTGAAGCAGGCCGTCGCCATCAAGAACGCCCTGGAGGCGGCGGGCTTCACGGTCGTCAACAAGCAGGTCGACAAGTCGACCTTCTACACCCAGATCGGCAAGATCGACAACGAGTACGACGTGTTCGCCGCGGGCTGGAGCCCCGACTGGCCGGCCGGTTACTCGGTGTTCTACCCCTGCTGGGACGGCTCCAACATCGGCGACGGCCGCAGCAACTACTCCCAGCTGAAGGACGCGAGCGTCGACCGGGCGATCGCGGCGGCCACCGCCGAGACGGACCCGGAGAAGGCCAACAAGGCCTGGGGCGCCATCGACCGCCAGATCATGGAGCTCGCGGCCTGCGTGCCCGACTACCACTCGATCCGCAACTGGATGTACGGCTCCAAGGTCGGCAACGTCGTCTACGACCTCGGCAACACCTGCGTCGCGCTCTGCAAGCTCTACGCCAAGAAGTAA
- a CDS encoding ABC transporter permease → MTTPTPPATTTLEVVEDDASAPQTPLAASGDDESLSPGKLAWRRFKRDRTGLISAGVVLFFFVIALAAPLIAKVYGKDPYTTYASAHPELLDAFSYPAGANGGMSSEFWFGIEPQLGRDVFTFLLYAIRNSLGIAVAASILTMAVGVVVGVTAGYLGGKTDYLVGRVIDILLSIPSTLFFIAFMPVAYGLFIADDDNIPTSLRAVALIVVLSAFGWASIARLLRGQVLGLREREFIEAAKVTGASPMRIVFKELLPNLWTPIIVQATLLLPLFVTSEAGLAFLGVGMIDPTPDWGVMIGRGAQFYNQDFTFLLFPGLSMVIFVLAFNLLGDSARDALDPKSKR, encoded by the coding sequence ATGACGACCCCAACTCCCCCTGCCACGACCACACTTGAGGTTGTGGAGGACGACGCGTCCGCGCCGCAGACACCCCTTGCGGCGTCCGGCGACGACGAGAGCCTCTCCCCCGGCAAGCTCGCCTGGCGCCGCTTCAAGCGGGACCGCACCGGCCTGATCTCCGCCGGTGTCGTGCTGTTCTTCTTCGTGATCGCCCTCGCGGCGCCGCTGATAGCCAAGGTGTACGGCAAGGACCCGTACACCACCTACGCCAGCGCGCACCCGGAGCTGCTCGACGCCTTCTCGTACCCGGCGGGTGCCAACGGCGGGATGAGCTCGGAGTTCTGGTTCGGCATCGAGCCGCAGCTCGGCCGGGACGTCTTCACCTTCCTGCTCTACGCGATCCGCAACTCGCTCGGCATCGCCGTCGCCGCCAGCATCCTGACCATGGCCGTCGGTGTGGTCGTCGGTGTCACCGCGGGCTATCTGGGCGGCAAGACGGACTACCTCGTGGGCCGGGTCATCGACATCCTGCTCTCGATCCCGTCGACGCTCTTCTTCATCGCGTTCATGCCGGTGGCCTACGGGCTCTTCATCGCCGACGACGACAACATCCCCACCTCCCTGCGGGCGGTCGCGCTGATCGTCGTCCTCTCGGCCTTCGGCTGGGCCTCCATCGCCCGTCTGCTGCGCGGCCAGGTACTCGGCCTGCGCGAGCGGGAGTTCATCGAGGCCGCCAAGGTCACCGGCGCCTCCCCGATGCGCATCGTGTTCAAGGAACTGCTGCCCAACCTGTGGACGCCGATCATCGTCCAGGCCACGCTGCTGCTCCCCCTCTTCGTGACGTCGGAGGCGGGCCTGGCCTTCCTCGGTGTCGGCATGATCGACCCGACCCCGGACTGGGGCGTGATGATCGGCCGCGGCGCCCAGTTCTACAACCAGGACTTCACGTTCCTGCTCTTCCCGGGCCTGTCGATGGTGATCTTCGTACTCGCCTTCAACCTGCTCGGCGACTCGGCGCGCGACGCCCTCGACCCGAAGTCGAAGCGCTGA
- a CDS encoding ABC transporter permease, which translates to MPEPHAPDGRTPDDGAIAATGMGGAMDLATSEGTTVEGRPGGSAGGPADKPRSLWSDAWRDLRRNPVFIIAGLVILFLVIISIWPQLIASGNPLSCDLSKRQQGSEPGHPFGFDGQGCDVYTRTVYGARNSITVGVCATVGVALLGSVLGGLAGFFGGFWDSVLSRITDIFFAIPVVLGGLVLLSVVSSNTVWPVIGFMVLLGWPQISRIARGSVITAKQNDYVQAARALGASNSRMLLRHIAPNAVAPVIVVATIALGTYIALEATLSYLGVGLKPPAVSWGIDISSASANIRNAPHALLWPSGALAITVLAFIMLGDAVRDALDPKLR; encoded by the coding sequence ATGCCTGAACCGCACGCACCCGACGGGCGCACACCCGACGACGGTGCCATCGCCGCGACCGGCATGGGCGGCGCGATGGACCTCGCCACCAGCGAGGGCACGACCGTCGAGGGCCGGCCGGGCGGCTCCGCGGGCGGCCCGGCCGACAAGCCCCGCAGCCTGTGGTCCGACGCCTGGCGGGACCTGCGCCGCAACCCGGTCTTCATCATCGCGGGCCTGGTCATCCTCTTCCTGGTGATCATCTCGATCTGGCCGCAGCTGATCGCCTCCGGCAACCCGCTCTCCTGCGACCTGTCCAAGCGGCAGCAGGGCTCCGAGCCGGGCCACCCCTTCGGCTTCGACGGCCAGGGCTGCGACGTCTACACGCGCACCGTGTACGGCGCCCGCAACTCGATCACCGTCGGCGTCTGCGCCACGGTCGGCGTCGCGCTCCTCGGCTCGGTCCTCGGCGGCCTGGCCGGGTTCTTCGGCGGGTTCTGGGACTCGGTCCTCTCCCGGATCACCGACATCTTCTTCGCGATCCCCGTCGTCCTCGGCGGCCTGGTGCTCCTGTCGGTCGTCAGCAGCAACACCGTCTGGCCGGTCATCGGCTTCATGGTGCTGCTCGGCTGGCCGCAGATCTCCCGCATCGCGCGCGGCTCGGTCATCACCGCCAAGCAGAACGACTACGTCCAGGCGGCCCGGGCGCTGGGCGCGTCCAACTCGCGGATGCTGCTGCGGCACATCGCGCCGAACGCCGTCGCGCCGGTCATCGTCGTCGCGACGATCGCCCTCGGTACGTACATCGCCCTGGAGGCGACCCTGTCGTACCTCGGCGTCGGCCTGAAGCCGCCGGCCGTCAGCTGGGGCATCGACATCTCGTCGGCGTCCGCGAACATCCGCAACGCCCCGCACGCACTGCTGTGGCCGTCCGGCGCCCTCGCGATCACGGTCCTCGCGTTCATCATGCTCGGCGACGCGGTGCGCGACGCCCTCGACCCGAAGCTGAGGTAG
- a CDS encoding ABC transporter permease, whose protein sequence is MGRYVIRRLLQMIPVFIGATLLIFLMVNVMGDPIAGLCGDKACDPATKAQLSKEFGLDKPVWQQYLTYMGNVFTGDFGTAFNGQKVTELMSTAFPVTIRLTIVAILFEIVVGITLGVITGLRRGRPIDTTVLLLTLVVISIPTFVTGLLLQLLLGVKWGWIEPAVSTEATFSELIVPGLVLASVSLAYVTRLTRTSIAENKRADYVRTAIAKGLPRRRVITRHLLRNSLIPVVTFIGADVGALMGGAIVTERIFNIHGVGYQLYQGILRQNTQTVVGFVTILVLVFLAVNLIVDLLYAVLDPRIRYA, encoded by the coding sequence ATGGGACGTTATGTGATCCGGCGCCTGCTGCAGATGATCCCGGTCTTCATCGGCGCGACGCTGCTGATCTTCCTCATGGTCAACGTGATGGGCGACCCCATCGCCGGGCTGTGCGGCGACAAGGCCTGCGACCCTGCCACCAAGGCGCAGCTGTCGAAGGAGTTCGGCCTCGACAAGCCGGTGTGGCAGCAATACCTGACGTACATGGGGAACGTCTTCACCGGGGACTTCGGCACGGCGTTCAACGGCCAGAAGGTCACCGAGCTGATGTCGACCGCGTTCCCCGTCACCATCCGCCTGACGATCGTCGCGATCCTCTTCGAGATCGTCGTCGGCATCACCCTCGGCGTCATCACCGGCCTGCGGCGCGGCCGCCCCATCGACACCACCGTGCTGCTGCTGACCCTCGTCGTCATCTCCATCCCGACGTTCGTCACCGGTCTGCTGCTGCAACTGCTGCTCGGCGTCAAATGGGGCTGGATCGAACCGGCGGTGTCCACGGAGGCGACCTTCAGCGAGCTGATCGTGCCGGGCCTGGTCCTCGCCTCGGTCTCCCTCGCCTACGTGACCCGCCTGACCCGGACCTCCATCGCCGAGAACAAGCGCGCCGACTACGTCCGCACCGCCATCGCCAAGGGCCTGCCCAGGCGCCGCGTCATCACCCGGCACCTGCTGCGCAACTCGCTGATCCCGGTGGTCACCTTCATCGGCGCCGACGTCGGCGCCCTGATGGGCGGCGCCATCGTCACCGAGCGCATCTTCAACATCCACGGCGTCGGCTACCAGCTCTACCAGGGCATCCTGCGCCAGAACACCCAGACCGTGGTCGGCTTCGTGACGATCCTCGTGCTGGTCTTCCTCGCGGTGAACCTGATTGTCGACCTCCTGTACGCCGTACTCGACCCGAGGATCCGCTATGCCTGA
- a CDS encoding dipeptide ABC transporter ATP-binding protein, which yields MPHSEHVSKQDLKREGEIARHLLHQSQAESSYAANGSESGHEPILEVRGLVKHYPLTQGIVFRKQVGAVKAVDGVDFDLGQGETLGIVGESGCGKSTVAKMLVNLEKPTAGVIKYKGEDITKLSGRALKAVRRNIQMVFQDPYTSLNPRMTVGDIIGEPYEIHPEVAPKGDRRRRVQDLLDVVGLNPEYINRYPHQFSGGQRQRIGIARGLALRPEIIVADEPVSALDVSVQAQVVNLLDRLQNEFNLSYVFIAHDLSIVRHISDRVGVMYLGRVVEIGSDSQIYDHPTHPYTQALLSAVPVPDPRAREHRERILLSGDVPSPANPPSGCRFRTRCWKAQERCEVEEPVLAVPEVFSTVDSPARHPSACHFAEEKQVVPSE from the coding sequence ATGCCGCACAGTGAGCACGTCAGCAAGCAGGACCTCAAGCGCGAGGGCGAGATCGCCCGGCACCTGCTGCACCAGTCCCAGGCCGAGTCCTCCTACGCGGCGAACGGCTCGGAGTCCGGGCACGAACCGATCCTGGAGGTGCGCGGCCTGGTCAAGCACTACCCGCTCACCCAGGGCATCGTGTTCCGCAAGCAGGTCGGCGCGGTCAAGGCCGTCGACGGCGTCGACTTCGACCTCGGGCAGGGCGAGACGCTCGGCATCGTCGGCGAGTCCGGCTGCGGCAAGTCCACGGTCGCCAAGATGCTGGTGAACCTGGAGAAGCCGACCGCGGGCGTCATCAAGTACAAGGGCGAGGACATCACCAAGCTGTCCGGTCGGGCCCTGAAGGCCGTCCGCCGCAACATCCAGATGGTGTTCCAGGACCCGTACACCTCGCTCAACCCGCGCATGACGGTCGGCGACATCATCGGGGAGCCGTACGAGATCCATCCCGAAGTCGCTCCCAAGGGCGACCGGCGCCGCAGGGTCCAGGACCTCCTCGACGTGGTCGGGCTCAACCCCGAGTACATCAACCGCTATCCGCACCAGTTCTCCGGCGGCCAGCGCCAGCGCATCGGCATCGCCCGCGGTCTCGCGCTGCGGCCCGAGATCATCGTGGCCGACGAGCCGGTCTCCGCCCTCGACGTGTCGGTCCAGGCCCAGGTGGTCAACCTGCTCGACCGGCTCCAGAACGAGTTCAACCTCTCCTACGTCTTCATCGCCCACGACCTGTCCATCGTGCGGCACATCTCCGACCGGGTCGGCGTCATGTACCTGGGCCGCGTCGTGGAGATCGGCTCGGACTCGCAGATCTACGACCACCCGACGCACCCCTACACCCAGGCGCTGCTCTCCGCGGTCCCGGTCCCCGACCCGCGGGCGCGCGAGCACCGGGAGCGCATCCTGCTCTCGGGCGACGTCCCCTCACCGGCCAACCCGCCCTCGGGCTGCCGCTTCCGCACCCGCTGCTGGAAGGCGCAGGAGCGCTGCGAGGTGGAGGAACCGGTGCTCGCGGTGCCCGAGGTGTTCAGCACCGTCGACAGCCCGGCCCGGCACCCGTCGGCCTGCCACTTCGCCGAGGAGAAGCAGGTCGTGCCGTCGGAGTAA
- a CDS encoding ABC transporter substrate-binding protein — translation MRGATHAKWAAGAVAVALAATACGGGGDSGGGGDGSGIVRSSWGDPQNPLEPANTNEVQGGKVLDMIFRGLKRYDPKTGEAKDMLAEKIDTSDSQNFTITVKKGWTFSNGEKVTAKSFVDAWNYGASLKNNQKNAYFFGQIDGYDKVHPESGSQSADTLSGLKVTGDDTFTVKLNQKFSTWPDTLGYAAFAPLPKMFFDDHDAYIKKPVGNGPYTVDSYQKGSQMSLRKWDKYPGDDKAQNSGVDLKVYTDNNTAYTDLTAGNLDLVDDVPAAQLANVKSDLDGRYINTPAGIIQTLAFPFYDSDWNKADSDKVRKGLSMAINRKQITDSIFEKTRTPATDWTSPVLGEKGGYKEGLCGEFCDYNPAEAKKMIQEGGGIPGGQVQIGYNADTGSHKEWVDAVCNSINNALGNDKACVGSPTGTFADFRNKITDKKMTGPFRAGWQMDYPLIQNFLQPLYYTNASSNDGHWSNKEFDSLVDKANAESDQAQAVKIFQQAQEVVRDNMAAIPLWYQNGSAGYSDKVDNVALNPFSVPVYNEIKVK, via the coding sequence ATGCGTGGAGCCACGCACGCCAAGTGGGCGGCTGGTGCGGTCGCCGTAGCCCTCGCGGCGACGGCCTGTGGTGGGGGCGGCGACAGCGGTGGCGGCGGTGACGGCTCCGGGATCGTGCGCTCCTCCTGGGGCGACCCGCAGAACCCGCTGGAGCCCGCCAACACCAACGAGGTGCAGGGCGGCAAGGTCCTGGACATGATCTTCCGGGGTCTGAAGCGGTACGACCCGAAGACCGGCGAGGCCAAGGACATGCTCGCCGAGAAGATCGACACGTCCGACTCGCAGAACTTCACGATCACCGTGAAGAAGGGCTGGACGTTCTCCAACGGCGAGAAGGTCACCGCCAAGTCCTTCGTCGACGCCTGGAACTACGGCGCGAGCCTGAAGAACAACCAGAAGAACGCCTACTTCTTCGGTCAGATCGACGGCTACGACAAGGTGCACCCGGAGTCCGGCTCGCAGAGCGCGGACACCCTCTCCGGCCTCAAGGTCACCGGCGACGACACCTTCACGGTCAAGCTGAACCAGAAGTTCTCCACGTGGCCCGACACCCTCGGCTACGCGGCCTTCGCCCCGCTGCCCAAGATGTTCTTCGACGACCACGACGCGTACATCAAGAAGCCCGTCGGCAACGGCCCGTACACCGTGGACTCGTACCAAAAGGGCTCGCAGATGTCCCTGCGCAAGTGGGACAAGTACCCGGGCGACGACAAGGCCCAGAACTCGGGCGTGGACCTCAAGGTCTACACCGACAACAACACGGCCTACACCGACCTGACGGCCGGCAACCTCGACCTCGTCGACGACGTGCCCGCCGCCCAGCTCGCGAACGTGAAGAGCGACCTCGACGGCCGGTACATCAACACCCCCGCCGGCATCATCCAGACGCTCGCCTTCCCGTTCTACGACTCCGACTGGAACAAGGCGGACAGCGACAAGGTCCGCAAGGGCCTGTCGATGGCGATCAACCGCAAGCAGATCACCGACTCCATCTTCGAGAAGACCCGCACCCCCGCCACCGACTGGACCTCCCCGGTCCTCGGCGAGAAGGGCGGCTACAAGGAGGGGCTGTGCGGTGAATTCTGCGACTACAACCCCGCCGAGGCCAAGAAGATGATCCAGGAGGGCGGCGGCATCCCCGGCGGCCAGGTGCAGATCGGCTACAACGCCGACACCGGCAGCCACAAGGAGTGGGTCGACGCCGTCTGCAACTCCATCAACAACGCCCTCGGCAACGACAAGGCGTGCGTCGGCAGCCCCACCGGCACCTTCGCCGACTTCCGCAACAAGATCACCGACAAGAAGATGACGGGCCCGTTCCGCGCCGGCTGGCAGATGGACTACCCGCTCATCCAGAACTTCCTGCAGCCGCTGTACTACACCAACGCCTCGTCCAACGACGGCCACTGGTCCAACAAGGAGTTCGACTCCCTCGTCGACAAGGCCAACGCCGAGTCCGACCAGGCCCAGGCGGTCAAGATCTTCCAGCAGGCGCAGGAGGTCGTCCGGGACAACATGGCGGCCATCCCGCTCTGGTACCAGAACGGCAGCGCCGGCTACTCGGACAAGGTCGACAACGTCGCCCTGAACCCGTTCAGCGTCCCCGTCTACAACGAGATCAAGGTCAAGTGA